A genomic window from Serinus canaria isolate serCan28SL12 chromosome 4A, serCan2020, whole genome shotgun sequence includes:
- the VMA21 gene encoding LOW QUALITY PROTEIN: vacuolar ATPase assembly integral membrane protein VMA21 (The sequence of the model RefSeq protein was modified relative to this genomic sequence to represent the inferred CDS: inserted 2 bases in 1 codon) translates to MRAYSGGFRRAEAAAGXAMERFGPGPVSAVPVAEFRPNEGSLTSTLRTLLFFTALMITLPVGLYFSSKAYVFEGSLGMSDRDSYFYAAIVAVVTVHVVLALFVYVAWNEGSRQWREGKQD, encoded by the exons ATGCGCGCCTATAGCGGCGGCTTCCGGCGGGCCGaagcggcggcggg ggcgaTGGAGCGGTTCGGGCCGGGCCCCGTGAGCGCCGTGCCGGTGGCCGAGTTCAGGCC aaatgagGGTTCATTAACATCAACTTTAAGAACACTTCTATTCTTCACAGCTCTAATGATTACATTACCTGTTGGGCTATATTTTTCATCAAAGGCTTATGTATTTGAAG gTTCCTTGGGAATGTCTGACAGAGACAGCTATTTCTATGCTGCCATAGTTGCTGTAGTCACTGTCCATGTGGTGCTTGCTCTCTTTGTTTATGTAGCCTGGAACGAGGGCTCACGGCAGTGGCGCGAAGGCAAACAGGACTGA